A single Methanolobus sp. ZRKC5 DNA region contains:
- a CDS encoding amino acid permease, translated as MSVDNEIRVSLSRDLTLFDITMIGIAGMIGAGIFALTGIATGIAGPAVLLAFLLNGIVATFTGLAYAELGSAIPEAGGSYLWVKEGIGNHFGFLAGWVDWAAHTIACSLYAVTFGAFFSEFVIHFLGYDGISQSTLISISAFVIVTLMAYLNYLGAKESGRIGGMVTLFKVAILIVFACFGIYKTFITPDWSAAFLADPSFLPNGFGGLLVAMGLTFIAFEGYEIIAQSGEEVKNPEKNIPRAILLSLWVAVIIYIMVAFALIGAIKVDGPSWIYLGELGEFSMIRVADQIMAFGSVLILAGGFVSTISAMNATVYSSSRVAFALGRMGYLPEALSRINEKRRTPHYAILFSYFIIVSMTLAPIETVASAANVMFLILFILVNSVLIILRFRRPDLKRAFKMPFAPYLPIIAIVVQLVIGYYLITAIEHTTFIVGITIFWILAGSFFYFSYSEKEMKKRAKSLRRKVYEEKPFAEIGYKILVPVKNIATAGDLAKLAAMVAKEKNGHVVFLKVLTFPEQTPLSATDSYVENKRSLIRGLIESVDVPAGGIIKVGRNASDSILDTIEEEKPDMIIMGWRGRTFRHDFVLGSTLDPILLKAPCDVVVARFELGRSLENIKKILLPTAGGPHAALAAELAKDLAIAENASVTMLNVGRSADDEARATTAFRSLEGFFEGVDATGKFIVSSNIEKGLSSEAEKQDVVFIGATTRPFLKNFLMGVFPEKIISNTDKTVIMTRKWIKLRDVLKK; from the coding sequence GTGTCAGTAGATAATGAAATACGCGTAAGTCTGAGCAGAGACTTAACCCTCTTTGATATAACAATGATAGGTATTGCCGGGATGATAGGGGCCGGTATCTTTGCTCTGACTGGTATTGCCACCGGGATTGCAGGTCCTGCAGTCCTTCTTGCGTTTCTGCTAAATGGTATTGTTGCAACTTTTACAGGACTTGCATATGCTGAACTTGGTTCTGCTATTCCTGAAGCTGGGGGCAGTTATCTCTGGGTTAAAGAAGGTATCGGGAATCATTTCGGATTCCTTGCCGGTTGGGTTGACTGGGCGGCTCACACTATAGCATGTTCCCTGTATGCAGTTACATTCGGTGCATTTTTTTCTGAATTTGTAATTCATTTTTTAGGATATGATGGGATATCACAGAGCACTTTGATTAGCATCTCCGCATTTGTTATTGTCACTCTTATGGCGTACCTTAATTATCTTGGTGCAAAAGAAAGTGGACGGATTGGTGGGATGGTCACTCTTTTCAAAGTTGCTATCCTTATAGTGTTCGCTTGTTTTGGTATCTACAAAACATTCATCACACCTGATTGGTCTGCTGCATTTCTTGCAGATCCCTCATTCCTGCCTAATGGCTTTGGTGGTCTTCTCGTTGCAATGGGTCTTACATTCATAGCATTTGAAGGATATGAGATAATTGCTCAGAGCGGTGAGGAGGTTAAAAATCCTGAAAAGAACATACCCAGAGCTATATTGTTGTCACTGTGGGTTGCTGTTATTATCTATATAATGGTGGCATTTGCTCTGATAGGTGCCATTAAGGTAGATGGACCCAGCTGGATATATCTTGGAGAGCTTGGTGAATTCAGTATGATACGGGTTGCAGATCAGATAATGGCATTCGGTTCTGTCCTTATTCTTGCAGGTGGTTTTGTTTCTACGATAAGTGCCATGAATGCTACTGTTTATTCTTCTTCCCGAGTTGCGTTTGCCCTTGGAAGGATGGGGTATCTGCCAGAAGCTCTTTCCAGGATAAATGAAAAAAGAAGAACGCCTCATTATGCTATTCTTTTCAGTTACTTCATTATTGTATCTATGACGCTTGCCCCAATCGAAACTGTTGCTTCTGCGGCAAATGTAATGTTCCTTATTCTCTTTATTCTGGTCAATTCCGTACTCATTATCCTACGGTTTAGACGACCTGATCTTAAAAGGGCCTTTAAGATGCCTTTTGCTCCTTACCTTCCTATAATTGCAATAGTTGTTCAGCTTGTTATTGGTTATTATCTTATAACTGCGATAGAACATACGACTTTTATTGTAGGAATAACTATATTCTGGATACTTGCTGGTTCATTCTTCTATTTCTCTTATTCTGAAAAAGAGATGAAGAAGCGTGCAAAAAGCCTCAGAAGAAAGGTTTATGAGGAAAAACCATTTGCTGAAATAGGTTATAAGATCCTGGTTCCTGTGAAAAATATTGCTACTGCAGGGGACCTGGCTAAGCTTGCCGCTATGGTTGCAAAAGAAAAGAATGGTCATGTAGTTTTCCTTAAAGTGCTAACATTTCCGGAACAGACTCCTCTTTCAGCAACTGATTCTTATGTAGAGAATAAACGATCTTTGATAAGGGGTCTTATCGAGTCGGTGGATGTGCCTGCTGGCGGTATAATTAAAGTAGGGAGGAATGCTTCAGATTCGATTCTTGATACGATCGAAGAGGAAAAGCCGGATATGATCATTATGGGCTGGAGGGGCAGGACATTCCGTCATGATTTTGTGCTTGGAAGCACGCTGGATCCGATTCTCCTAAAAGCTCCATGTGATGTTGTTGTTGCCAGATTTGAACTTGGTCGTAGTCTTGAGAACATTAAGAAGATATTGTTGCCTACTGCAGGTGGCCCGCATGCAGCTCTGGCTGCAGAGCTAGCAAAAGACCTGGCAATTGCTGAAAATGCCAGTGTTACAATGCTTAATGTGGGCAGGTCGGCCGATGATGAAGCTAGAGCTACTACGGCATTCAGGAGTCTGGAGGGCTTCTTCGAAGGTGTGGATGCAACGGGGAAATTTATAGTTTCAAGTAATATTGAAAAAGGTCTGTCATCCGAGGCCGAAAAGCAGGACGTTGTGTTCATAGGTGCTACTACAAGGCCTTTCCTGAAGAATTTCTTGATGGGTGTTTTCCCTGAAAAGATCATTAGCAACACTGATAAAACTGTGATAATGACTCGCAAATGGATTAAACTCAGGGATGTCCTTAAAAAATAA